The Desmodus rotundus isolate HL8 chromosome 3, HLdesRot8A.1, whole genome shotgun sequence genome includes a region encoding these proteins:
- the YTHDF2 gene encoding YTH domain-containing family protein 2 encodes MSASSLLEQRPKGQGNKVQNGSVHQKDGLNDDDFEPYLSPQARPNNAYTAMSDSYLPSYYSPSIGFSYSLGEAAWSTGGDTAMPYLTSYGQLSNGEPHFLPDAMFGQPGALGSTPFLGQHGFNFFPSGIDFSAWGNNSSQGQSTQSSGYSSNYAYAPSSLGGAMIDGQSAFASDTLNKAPGMNTIDQGMAALKLGSTEVASSVPKVVGSAVGSGSITSNIVASNSLPPATIAPPKPASWADIASKPAKQQPKLKTKNGIAGSSLPPPPIKHNMDIGTWDNKGPVAKAPSQALVQNIGQQPTQGSPQPVGQQANTSPPVAQASVGQQTQPLPPPPPQPAQLSVQQQAAQPTRWVAPRNRGSGFGHNGVDGNGVGQSQAGSGSTPSEPHPVLEKLRSINNYNPKDFDWNLKHGRVFIIKSYSEDDIHRSIKYNIWCSTEHGNKRLDAAYRSMNGKGPVYLLFSVNGSGHFCGVAEMKSAVDYNTCAGVWSQDKWKGRFDVRWIFVKDVPNSQLRHIRLENNENKPVTNSRDTQEVPLEKAKQVLKIIASYKHTTSIFDDFSHYEKRQEEEESVKKERQGRGK; translated from the exons ATGTCGGCTAGCAGCCTCTTGGAGCAG AGACCCAAAGGTCAAGGAAACAAAG taCAAAATGGATCTGTACATCAAAAGGATGGATTAAATGATGATGATTTTGAACCTTACTTGAGTCCACAGGCAAGACCC AATAATGCATATACTGCCATGTCAGATTCCTACTTACCCAGTTACTACAGTCCCTCCATCGGCTTCTCCTATTCTTTGGGTGAAGCTGCTTGGTCTACAGGGGGTGACACAGCGATGCCCTATCTAACATCTTATGGACAACTGAGCAACGGAGAGCCTCACTTCCTACCAGATGCAATGTTTGGACAACCAGGAGCCCTTGGTAGCACTCCATTTCTTGGTCAGCATGGTTTTAATTTCTTTCCCAGTGGTATTGACTTCTCAGCTTGGGGAAATAACAGTTCTCAGGGACAGTCTACTCAGAGCTCTGGATACAGTAGCAATTATGCTTATGCACCTAGCTCCTTAGGTGGAGCCATGATTGATGGACAGTCAGCTTTTGCCAGTGATACCCTCAATAAAGCTCCTGGCATGAATACTATAGACCAAGGGATGGCAGCTCTGAAGTTGGGTAGCACAGAAGTTGCAAGCAGTGTTCCAAAAGTTGTTGGCTCTGCTGTTGGTAGTGGGTCCATTACTAGTAACATCGTGGCTTCTAATAGTTTGCCTCCAGCTACCATTGCTCCTCCAAAACCAGCATCTTGGGCTGATATTGCTAGCAAGCCTGCTAAACAACAACCTAAGTTGAAGACCAAGAATGGCATTGCAGGGTCAAGTCTTCCACCACCCCCAATAAAGCATAACATGGATATTGGAACTTGGGATAACAAGGGTCCTGTGGCAAAAGCCCCCTCACAGGCTTTGGTTCAGAACATAGGTCAGCAGCCAACCCAGGGGTCTCCCCAGCCTGTAGGTCAGCAGGCTAACACTAGTCCACCAGTGGCCCAGGCATCAGTAGGGCAACAGACACAGCCattgcccccacctccaccacagCCTGCCCAGCTCTCAGTCCAGCAACAGGCAGCTCAGCCAACCCGCTGGGTAGCACCTCGGAACCGTGGCAGTGGGTTTGGTCATAATGGGGTGGATGGTAATGGAGTAGGACAGTCTCAGGCTGGATCTGGATCTACTCCTTCAGAACCTCACCCAGTGTTGGAGAAGCTACGGTCCATTAATAACTATAACCCCAAGGATTTTGACTGGAATCTGAAACATGGCCGGGTTTTCATCATTAAGAGCTACTCTGAGGACGATATCCACCGTTCCATTAAGTATAATATCTGGTGCAGCACAGAGCATGGTAACAAGAGACTGGATGCTGCTTATCGCTCCATGAACGGGAAAGGCCCCGTTTACTTACTTTTCAGTGTCAACGGCAGTGGACACTTCTGTGGCGTTGCAGAAATGAAATCAGCTGTGGACTACAACACGTGTGCAGGTGTATGGTCCCAGGACAAATGGAAGGGGCGTTTTGATGTCCGGTGGATTTTTGTGAAGGACGTTCCCAATAGCCAGCTGCGACACATTCGCCTAGAGAACAACGAGAATAAACCAGTGACCAACTCTAGGGACACTCAGGAAGTGCCTCTGGAAAAGGCTAAGCAGGTGTTGAAAATCATAGCCAGCTACAAGCACACCACTTCCATTTTTGATGACTTCTCACACTATGAGAAACgccaagaggaagaagaaagtgttAAAAAG